In the Pontibacillus yanchengensis genome, one interval contains:
- the atpA gene encoding F0F1 ATP synthase subunit alpha has protein sequence MSIKAEEISSLIKQQIENYDSEIEVNDVGTVIQVGDGIARAHGLDNVMSGELVEFANGVMGMAQNLEENNVGIIILGEFTEIREGDEVRRTGRIMQVPVGDELLGRVVNPLGQPVDGRGPTETTKTRPIESPAPGVMDRKSVDEPLQTGVKAIDALVPIGRGQRELIIGDRQTGKTSVALDTILNQKDQDMICIYVAIGQKESTVRSTVETLRKHGALDYTIVVTASASQPAPLLYLAPYAGVSMGEEFMYNGKHVLVVYDDLTKQAAAYRELSLLLRRPPGREAFPGDVFYLHSRLLERAAKLSDDKGGGSLTALPFIETQAGDISAYIPTNVISITDGQIFLQSDLFFSGVRPAINAGQSVSRVGGSAQIKAMKKVAGTLRLDLASFRELEAFAQFGSDLDKATQAKLNRGARTVEVLKQGLHKPLAVEKQVAIIYALVNGYLDDIPVADIQRFESELQDWIGKNKSELYDQIRSTGKLPEKDDFNSAVEEFKKTFVVSE, from the coding sequence ATGAGCATCAAAGCTGAAGAGATCAGTTCGCTGATTAAGCAGCAAATTGAAAACTATGATTCTGAAATTGAAGTCAACGATGTAGGTACTGTTATCCAGGTTGGTGACGGTATTGCTCGTGCGCATGGCCTTGATAACGTCATGTCAGGTGAGCTAGTTGAATTTGCTAATGGTGTCATGGGAATGGCACAAAACCTTGAAGAAAATAACGTAGGTATTATTATTCTTGGTGAATTTACAGAGATCCGTGAAGGCGATGAAGTACGCCGTACAGGTCGTATCATGCAGGTTCCAGTAGGGGATGAACTACTAGGTCGTGTTGTAAACCCACTAGGACAACCTGTTGATGGTAGAGGACCAACTGAAACAACGAAAACACGTCCAATCGAGTCTCCTGCACCAGGAGTTATGGACCGTAAATCCGTTGATGAACCACTACAAACAGGTGTTAAAGCAATTGATGCACTTGTTCCAATTGGCCGTGGTCAGCGTGAGTTAATCATCGGTGACCGCCAAACTGGTAAAACATCCGTTGCACTAGATACAATCTTGAACCAGAAGGACCAAGATATGATCTGTATTTATGTTGCGATTGGTCAGAAGGAATCCACTGTACGTAGTACGGTTGAAACCCTTCGTAAGCATGGAGCACTAGATTACACAATCGTTGTAACAGCGAGTGCTTCCCAGCCAGCACCACTATTATACCTAGCGCCATATGCAGGTGTATCCATGGGTGAAGAGTTCATGTATAACGGTAAGCACGTACTTGTTGTGTATGATGACCTTACAAAACAAGCAGCAGCATACCGTGAACTTTCCTTATTATTACGCCGTCCTCCAGGCCGTGAAGCATTCCCTGGTGACGTATTCTACCTTCACTCTCGCCTTCTAGAGCGTGCAGCGAAGCTAAGTGATGACAAAGGTGGCGGTTCCTTAACGGCGCTTCCATTCATCGAAACGCAAGCAGGTGACATTTCTGCTTATATCCCAACAAACGTAATTTCCATTACAGACGGACAGATTTTCTTACAATCTGACTTGTTCTTCTCAGGTGTACGCCCAGCGATTAACGCAGGACAGTCCGTATCTCGTGTTGGTGGTTCCGCGCAGATCAAAGCCATGAAGAAGGTAGCAGGTACACTTCGTCTGGACCTTGCATCTTTCCGTGAGCTAGAAGCCTTCGCGCAGTTCGGTTCTGACCTTGATAAAGCGACGCAAGCGAAACTAAACCGTGGTGCCCGTACAGTTGAAGTACTAAAACAGGGACTTCATAAACCACTTGCAGTTGAGAAGCAGGTTGCGATTATCTATGCACTTGTAAATGGATATTTAGATGATATTCCAGTAGCTGATATCCAACGTTTTGAATCAGAACTTCAAGATTGGATCGGCAAAAATAAATCTGAACTTTATGACCAGATTCGCAGTACTGGTAAGCTTCCAGAAAAGGATGACTTCAATAGTGCTGTTGAAGAATTCAAGAAAACATTTGTTGTTTCTGAATAA
- a CDS encoding F0F1 ATP synthase subunit gamma, which produces MASLRDIKSRITSTKKTKQITKAMEMVSASKLNKAEQNAKAFNPYMEKIQEVVASIANGGVDVDHPMLKSRPVKKTGYIVITSDRGLAGAYNSSVLRTVNRHIHERHSSKDEYTVIPMGRIGRDFFAKRNMPIESEITGLADQPDFADIKDIASEAVQLYSDETIDELYIYYNHYVSAITQEVRGTKLLPLTNISTEATQPKSAYEYEPDQDTILKALLPQYAESLIYGALVDGKASEHAARMTAMKAATDNADELIDDLTLSYNRARQAAITQEITEIVGGAAALE; this is translated from the coding sequence GTGGCATCCCTTAGAGATATAAAATCACGGATTACATCCACTAAGAAAACGAAACAGATTACAAAAGCGATGGAAATGGTCTCTGCATCAAAGCTGAATAAAGCGGAGCAAAACGCAAAAGCGTTTAATCCGTACATGGAGAAAATTCAGGAAGTAGTGGCATCTATCGCAAACGGTGGTGTAGATGTTGATCATCCAATGTTGAAAAGTCGTCCAGTGAAGAAGACAGGATACATTGTAATCACATCTGACCGTGGTCTTGCAGGGGCATATAACAGTAGCGTACTTCGCACCGTAAACCGTCATATTCATGAGCGTCATAGCTCTAAGGATGAATATACGGTTATACCGATGGGACGTATCGGACGGGATTTCTTTGCGAAGCGCAATATGCCAATTGAATCCGAAATTACTGGGCTTGCTGACCAGCCTGACTTTGCGGATATTAAAGATATCGCAAGTGAAGCTGTTCAGCTTTACTCAGACGAAACAATTGATGAGCTTTACATTTATTACAATCACTATGTAAGTGCTATTACACAAGAAGTAAGAGGCACTAAATTGCTCCCACTAACCAATATTTCGACTGAAGCAACGCAACCAAAGAGCGCATATGAATATGAGCCAGACCAAGATACCATACTGAAGGCTCTTTTACCTCAGTATGCAGAAAGCTTGATTTATGGCGCGCTAGTTGATGGGAAAGCAAGTGAACACGCTGCTCGTATGACAGCGATGAAAGCTGCTACAGATAATGCTGATGAGTTAATTGATGAC